In one Brevibacillus composti genomic region, the following are encoded:
- a CDS encoding glycosyltransferase family 2 protein — protein MEELVIWLLAAYGGSSLLVGLANWWMGRRGNDVSPSGEHYRLLLFNSGDVVEQVVRKLQFHSYVRGVPISISYQDDGSVDDTIRIMAVLERTDYPCRREEPEGAMSASPVMTIDLRREGEQQHAQ, from the coding sequence ATGGAAGAGTTGGTGATCTGGTTGCTGGCGGCATATGGAGGCTCCTCTCTGCTGGTGGGATTGGCTAACTGGTGGATGGGACGGCGGGGAAATGATGTGTCCCCGAGTGGCGAGCACTATCGCTTGCTTCTGTTCAATTCGGGGGATGTCGTGGAGCAAGTGGTCCGGAAGCTTCAATTCCACTCATATGTAAGAGGTGTCCCGATATCCATTTCTTATCAAGATGATGGGTCGGTCGACGATACCATTCGGATCATGGCGGTACTGGAACGCACAGATTACCCATGCAGGCGAGAAGAGCCGGAGGGTGCGATGTCGGCGTCGCCTGTCATGACCATAGACCTTCGCCGGGAAGGCGAGCAGCAGCACGCTCAGTGA
- a CDS encoding DEAD/DEAH box helicase — MREYLLYIKVLGRTAQAHITPCFHVDQAFWREREGAQLYVIGKSRSLALAFYLRGELNAELSRRAFSEKSVGRLRQIASSHVREANVLYGRRAAGMTPIGDRWFSFEAAGGDTLERRALADGQTDVPKDMPKDMPKDIPMVNPANATKIAPTDAQTDAIIAARSVSEPSMVFADRSIHDIPYESAKWLHLLNGRALLWEETASYLEQKGFTPRSLEHCLQWNTLLGKAERKPGIEWSIKKSWLRHEIRLVCARCGSDQSVVLARCHTCEQGCGYCTECLDMGRSKCCTPYICVPGSSTRSGDGEAAALYWRGQYSPMQKVAAEKARQFAAATRPGPSEFLLWAVCGAGKTELLFPSVAETLRAGGRVLIATPRKDVVLELAPRIRAVFPAARVIAVHGSSREKWEDGDITIATTHQVMRYYQRFPLVVLDEVDAFPYHNNPVLYRVLARAVQPGGKILYLSATPPRYLQKRLVPRAGYASQGSPTHVLLPGRYHGSPLPVPRISTVSGLYKRLTAGRPIPELLDPMAESLGQERQVFVFVPRVEQVERVLRYLQEKLPAYAEAMAGVHAADPEREEKVRRFRAKELMVMITTTILERGVTIPRSDVIVMGAEAPVFDEASLVQIAGRVGRSADAPDGTVLFLEAYRTSASRAAVRQIRRMNLLAARMREAGDER, encoded by the coding sequence ATGCGGGAATACCTGCTTTATATCAAAGTGTTGGGGAGGACAGCACAGGCGCATATCACGCCGTGCTTTCATGTAGATCAGGCGTTTTGGCGGGAAAGAGAGGGGGCACAGCTGTATGTGATCGGCAAAAGCAGATCGCTCGCCCTCGCCTTTTACCTGCGCGGGGAGCTGAATGCAGAGCTATCCCGGCGGGCATTTAGCGAAAAAAGCGTAGGACGGCTACGTCAGATTGCCAGCTCGCATGTCAGGGAGGCCAATGTATTATATGGCAGGCGAGCGGCCGGTATGACACCCATTGGGGATCGTTGGTTTTCCTTTGAAGCGGCAGGAGGAGACACTCTGGAGAGAAGGGCGTTAGCGGATGGCCAGACGGATGTCCCGAAGGATATGCCAAAGGATATGCCAAAGGATATCCCGATGGTTAACCCGGCGAATGCCACAAAAATTGCCCCGACGGATGCACAAACGGATGCAATCATAGCCGCCAGATCCGTTTCCGAGCCGTCCATGGTTTTCGCAGATCGATCTATCCACGACATCCCATACGAATCCGCAAAATGGCTCCACCTGTTAAACGGACGGGCGCTGCTCTGGGAGGAGACTGCTTCTTATCTCGAACAAAAGGGATTTACTCCCCGTTCGCTGGAGCATTGTCTTCAGTGGAACACCCTCCTGGGCAAAGCGGAACGGAAGCCAGGCATCGAGTGGAGCATCAAGAAAAGCTGGCTCCGGCATGAAATCAGACTGGTGTGCGCCAGATGCGGCTCCGATCAGTCCGTCGTGCTCGCACGCTGCCATACATGCGAGCAGGGCTGCGGCTATTGTACGGAGTGCCTGGATATGGGGAGGAGCAAATGCTGCACACCGTATATCTGTGTCCCCGGCTCGAGCACCCGCTCCGGAGATGGCGAGGCGGCTGCTCTCTATTGGAGAGGGCAATACTCCCCCATGCAGAAGGTGGCTGCGGAAAAGGCGCGACAGTTCGCAGCGGCGACTCGGCCCGGACCGTCGGAATTTCTGCTTTGGGCTGTCTGTGGCGCCGGGAAAACCGAGCTGCTGTTTCCGTCTGTGGCCGAGACATTGCGTGCAGGCGGACGAGTCCTGATCGCCACGCCGCGCAAGGATGTTGTGCTGGAGCTGGCGCCGCGCATCAGGGCCGTCTTTCCTGCCGCCCGTGTCATCGCTGTCCACGGCTCCAGCCGAGAAAAGTGGGAGGACGGCGATATCACGATCGCGACGACACACCAGGTGATGCGGTACTATCAGCGCTTCCCGCTGGTCGTCCTCGATGAAGTGGATGCATTCCCCTATCACAATAATCCCGTTCTCTACCGGGTGTTGGCTCGCGCCGTTCAGCCCGGAGGCAAAATACTCTACCTCAGCGCCACACCGCCCCGGTATTTGCAGAAGAGGCTGGTCCCGAGAGCCGGATATGCGTCGCAGGGCTCGCCCACTCACGTCCTGCTCCCAGGCAGATACCACGGATCTCCCTTGCCCGTGCCGCGCATTTCGACGGTGAGCGGACTGTACAAGCGATTGACCGCGGGACGTCCGATTCCCGAACTGCTGGATCCCATGGCCGAATCTCTTGGACAGGAGCGGCAGGTCTTCGTATTTGTCCCGCGAGTCGAACAGGTGGAGCGGGTCCTTCGCTATTTGCAGGAGAAGCTGCCGGCCTATGCGGAGGCGATGGCGGGCGTACATGCGGCCGATCCAGAGAGGGAGGAAAAGGTCCGGCGGTTTCGCGCCAAGGAGCTGATGGTGATGATTACGACCACGATCCTGGAGCGCGGGGTGACCATCCCCCGGAGCGATGTCATCGTGATGGGGGCGGAGGCGCCTGTGTTTGACGAAGCATCGCTGGTGCAAATCGCGGGGAGGGTCGGCAGGTCTGCGGATGCACCGGATGGCACGGTGCTTTTTCTCGAAGCGTATCGGACGTCGGCCTCCCGGGCGGCTGTCCGTCAGATTCGGCGGATGAATCTGCTGGCGGCGCGTATGCGAGAGGCAGGCGATGAGCGGTGA
- a CDS encoding ComF family protein, protein MSGRDCFSCGGVVGQRGREEQVRRWSRRLSRPATYPRIYRLVAGLPLCGICLEEWQVIGERICHGCGRDLDRMERNLERLERNLDWPEQEDGTAWMLRPGPRDGGRTGIGSLQPEGDELCADCTRLPQHTPFPVQNRGLLLYSQGGKDLLGRYKYRGDERMAAYFASLLAIAFLRSYAHLRFACVTEVPLHHSRLAERGFNQMELVARELSRLIDVPYRSLLLRVKDTAKLSKQKGRKERERSMSGAFSYTGSQGLWEWRAPWSANRLNILLIDDIYTTGSTLRACADAVRKGLGERVQVYGLTCFR, encoded by the coding sequence GTGAGCGGGAGAGACTGTTTCAGCTGCGGCGGCGTGGTGGGACAGCGGGGAAGGGAGGAGCAGGTTAGACGCTGGAGCCGTCGTCTCTCCCGCCCCGCGACGTACCCTCGCATCTATCGGCTGGTGGCGGGACTCCCGCTTTGCGGCATCTGTCTGGAAGAGTGGCAGGTGATCGGCGAGCGGATTTGCCATGGCTGCGGGCGGGATCTGGACAGGATGGAGCGGAATCTGGAAAGGTTGGAGCGGAATCTGGACTGGCCAGAGCAGGAAGACGGTACAGCTTGGATGCTGCGGCCTGGACCACGAGACGGGGGAAGGACTGGCATCGGCTCCTTGCAGCCAGAAGGCGACGAGCTTTGCGCGGATTGTACCAGGCTTCCGCAGCACACCCCGTTTCCAGTTCAAAATAGAGGGCTGCTGCTCTACAGTCAGGGCGGCAAGGACCTCTTGGGCAGGTACAAGTATCGCGGAGATGAGCGAATGGCGGCGTACTTTGCCTCGCTTCTTGCGATTGCTTTTTTGCGCTCATACGCTCATTTGCGTTTTGCATGTGTGACTGAGGTGCCGCTGCATCATAGCCGGTTAGCCGAGCGGGGATTTAACCAGATGGAGCTGGTGGCACGGGAGCTGTCGCGGTTGATTGACGTCCCCTACCGCTCTCTTTTGCTGCGCGTCAAGGATACGGCCAAGCTGAGCAAGCAAAAAGGCAGAAAGGAGCGGGAACGGAGCATGTCCGGTGCTTTTTCCTATACGGGCAGCCAAGGCCTCTGGGAGTGGCGGGCACCTTGGAGTGCCAACAGACTGAACATCCTGCTCATCGATGATATCTACACGAC